In one Sporomusa sphaeroides DSM 2875 genomic region, the following are encoded:
- a CDS encoding porin, translated as MKKTVATSLAAVMLLSAGTAAAASFPEFQFNGDVKLHYRWNTEDGKDDTDGGKFWFRLNAASEVAKNLTFYTRLTTQYLSGDNVGADFDQGHYHDDHATTLDRIGFTLKGKNFDYTLGRQDLFLGQGLLMDSTGYMGKNRGAIDGLTATGKTGVTNLTFVAGQAWMDGDEAKVYAVDASYSPAKDWKLGATVAGVTDRVSGDDSTHYGINAAYTAGKATYFGEYGKSDADSNNKGYALGASYDLDKKNSLLAAYSRVESNTDIIPEMTTYDNGGKGMYYGFAHKIDADTTLNLFYKDMKAISTNADYTSFRTTVTYKF; from the coding sequence ATGAAAAAAACTGTTGCCACATCCCTTGCTGCCGTGATGCTGTTAAGTGCCGGCACGGCCGCTGCTGCCTCGTTTCCCGAGTTCCAATTTAATGGTGATGTGAAGCTTCACTACCGCTGGAACACTGAAGATGGTAAAGATGACACCGATGGCGGCAAATTCTGGTTCCGCCTGAACGCCGCTTCGGAAGTTGCCAAAAACCTCACGTTCTACACCCGTTTAACCACCCAGTATCTTTCCGGCGATAACGTCGGTGCCGACTTTGATCAAGGCCATTATCATGATGACCATGCCACAACTTTGGATCGCATCGGCTTCACGCTCAAAGGCAAAAACTTTGATTATACTCTTGGCCGTCAGGATTTATTCTTAGGTCAGGGCCTGTTGATGGATTCCACCGGTTATATGGGTAAAAACCGGGGAGCTATTGACGGTCTTACTGCAACCGGTAAAACCGGTGTCACCAACCTCACTTTCGTAGCCGGCCAGGCTTGGATGGATGGCGACGAGGCGAAGGTTTATGCTGTTGACGCTTCCTACAGCCCGGCCAAAGACTGGAAACTGGGCGCCACCGTGGCTGGGGTGACAGACCGTGTTTCGGGTGACGATTCCACTCACTATGGCATAAATGCCGCTTATACGGCAGGCAAGGCAACCTACTTCGGTGAATACGGCAAATCGGATGCCGACTCTAATAACAAAGGCTATGCGCTTGGTGCAAGCTATGATCTGGATAAGAAAAACTCCTTACTTGCCGCCTACAGCCGTGTAGAAAGCAATACAGATATCATTCCCGAGATGACAACCTATGACAATGGCGGCAAAGGTATGTACTATGGTTTCGCCCATAAGATTGATGCAGACACAACCCTGAACTTGTTCTATAAAGATATGAAAGCCATCAGCACTAACGCCGATTACACCTCTTTCCGCACTACAGTCACTTATAAGTTCTAA
- a CDS encoding HAMP domain-containing histidine kinase, with amino-acid sequence MRKPSIKGLFMFGVFLACTIPFILGCLYVQMMVADETRQDFEKTAFDAMERVAASVNNQLQPANHLISSFAKDERTVQLFGAIGRRIIADSSQLAPEEYQHIMVADQVYRESLHIALVTNTDGYIRYPDFLAKPEFDPRKQDWYRQAVMNRGRPYITEPHLQPDGEYAVSVVHTVEQDNEIAGVVEFSWGLRTLQQEIEKIDIGENGYIVVLSQQGKIIACPKHPEWLLQTSYELNVPELMYLDRQGNFAGREAETGNGELLYVDVLPNTGWKVVAVFDKFALSKRVGDRLYPILYIYCAVMLCVLLFIYLLAQKKVIEPIRYLINGAQAITDGSSYVPISIRANDEFSVLANTFNKMIHVLKKNTDKVVEQNLEIKKREREFKTLVENAQDIIFRLSKNSNVVYANPVLGNYTGMPSRWLIGRHIQDCGFSSLFASTVRNIVDGKAKDGSLEIELLNKSGETEYFYAHIIPEYNDSQTVETVLCVLRNVTHKRLMEKEMLRLDRLNIIGEIAAAIAHEVRNPMTTVRGFLQLLRKKERDGERQSFYDLMIEELDRANEIITEFLSLARNKTIKLNTMNLNGIIDAITPLIRADALMTNRRLRLELGEIPDLELDAKEIRQLILNLARNGLEAMTSGGTLTISTCEEQGSVILKVSDQGSGIDPKVLKNLGMPFITTKENGTGLGLAVCYSIVERHQARIQVESGSGGTTFCIRFSQVLA; translated from the coding sequence TTGCGGAAGCCATCTATTAAAGGTCTGTTCATGTTTGGGGTCTTTTTAGCTTGCACCATCCCTTTTATTTTAGGCTGTTTGTATGTTCAGATGATGGTTGCCGATGAAACCAGACAGGATTTTGAAAAAACTGCATTTGATGCGATGGAGCGGGTAGCTGCGAGTGTTAATAATCAGCTTCAACCTGCCAATCATCTGATAAGCTCATTTGCTAAAGACGAACGGACAGTACAGCTTTTTGGTGCTATTGGCAGGCGTATCATAGCAGATTCTTCACAACTGGCACCGGAGGAGTACCAGCATATAATGGTAGCCGATCAGGTTTATCGTGAAAGTTTACATATCGCATTGGTGACAAATACCGACGGTTATATCAGATATCCGGATTTTTTGGCAAAACCGGAGTTTGACCCTCGCAAGCAGGACTGGTATCGGCAGGCAGTCATGAACCGGGGGCGGCCTTATATAACCGAGCCTCATTTGCAGCCTGACGGGGAATATGCTGTTTCGGTTGTTCACACCGTCGAGCAGGATAATGAGATAGCCGGGGTAGTGGAATTTAGCTGGGGTTTGCGGACTTTACAGCAGGAAATAGAAAAAATAGACATAGGGGAAAATGGTTATATAGTAGTTCTTTCTCAGCAGGGTAAAATAATTGCCTGTCCCAAACACCCGGAATGGCTGCTGCAGACTTCGTACGAACTGAATGTTCCGGAATTGATGTATCTGGACAGGCAGGGGAATTTTGCGGGCCGGGAAGCCGAAACCGGTAATGGAGAACTTCTCTATGTTGATGTACTTCCCAATACCGGCTGGAAGGTGGTAGCCGTTTTTGACAAATTTGCCTTAAGCAAACGTGTCGGCGACAGGCTATATCCGATACTATACATCTATTGTGCCGTTATGCTGTGCGTGCTGCTGTTTATTTATTTACTGGCGCAAAAAAAGGTAATCGAGCCGATTCGTTATTTAATCAATGGGGCGCAGGCTATCACCGACGGCTCCAGCTATGTGCCGATTTCCATCCGGGCCAATGATGAATTCAGTGTGCTGGCTAATACGTTTAATAAAATGATACATGTGTTAAAAAAAAATACAGATAAAGTCGTAGAGCAAAACCTGGAAATTAAAAAGCGTGAGCGGGAATTTAAGACCCTGGTGGAAAATGCGCAAGATATTATATTCAGGCTGTCGAAGAATAGTAATGTTGTGTATGCCAATCCGGTGTTGGGAAATTATACAGGTATGCCGTCACGCTGGCTTATCGGCAGGCATATCCAGGATTGTGGATTTTCCAGTCTGTTTGCCAGTACGGTAAGAAATATTGTTGATGGAAAAGCAAAGGATGGATCTTTGGAAATCGAGCTGCTTAACAAAAGTGGTGAAACTGAGTATTTTTATGCACATATTATACCGGAATACAATGACAGCCAAACCGTTGAGACTGTGCTGTGCGTATTGCGCAATGTTACGCATAAAAGGCTTATGGAAAAGGAAATGCTTCGTCTGGACCGCTTAAATATCATAGGGGAAATTGCTGCTGCAATTGCGCATGAAGTGCGCAATCCGATGACAACCGTACGTGGATTTTTACAATTGCTGAGAAAAAAAGAGCGCGACGGTGAGCGCCAGTCTTTCTATGATTTGATGATTGAGGAATTGGACCGCGCTAATGAAATTATTACTGAGTTTTTATCTTTGGCCAGAAATAAAACTATTAAATTAAACACAATGAATTTAAACGGTATAATTGATGCTATCACACCGCTGATTAGGGCAGATGCGCTAATGACAAATAGACGTTTGCGGCTGGAGCTTGGCGAGATTCCCGATTTGGAACTTGACGCCAAAGAAATACGGCAGCTGATTTTAAACCTTGCCCGTAACGGCTTAGAGGCGATGACAAGCGGCGGCACGCTGACAATAAGTACCTGTGAGGAACAGGGAAGTGTTATTTTAAAGGTCAGCGACCAGGGCTCAGGCATTGATCCTAAAGTGCTGAAAAATTTGGGCATGCCGTTTATAACGACCAAGGAGAATGGCACCGGTCTGGGGTTGGCTGTCTGCTACAGTATTGTGGAACGGCATCAAGCGCGAATACAGGTTGAATCAGGCAGCGGGGGAACGACTTTTTGTATCCGGTTCAGCCAGGTTTTGGCCTAA
- a CDS encoding transposase, whose translation MPRQARVKSESGIYHLVLRGINKQNIFEDEEDRKRFLETLDFYKNKSGYLLYGFCLLDNHIHLLLKEQAESVSQAIKRISSSYVYWYNQKYERCGHLFQERFKSEAVETEEYFLVVLRYIHQNPLKAGITKHIRKYLWSSYQDYVKGSGITDIDFALDVFSTERTKAVALFKDYTSENNTDACLDYAEKVVASDKAVMQCLQAMGLASISQLQQLPKEQRDETLRQMKTIAGTTIRQLARMTGISKSVIDRV comes from the coding sequence ATGCCAAGACAAGCTAGAGTGAAAAGTGAAAGTGGAATATATCATCTAGTGCTCAGGGGAATTAATAAACAAAATATCTTTGAGGACGAAGAAGATCGAAAAAGATTTTTAGAAACACTTGATTTTTATAAAAATAAGAGCGGCTATTTGTTATATGGGTTTTGTTTGCTGGATAATCACATACATTTGCTACTGAAGGAGCAGGCGGAATCAGTATCGCAGGCAATAAAGCGGATAAGCAGCAGTTATGTGTATTGGTACAATCAGAAATATGAGCGATGTGGACATTTATTTCAAGAACGCTTCAAGAGTGAAGCGGTGGAAACGGAAGAGTATTTTCTGGTAGTTTTGCGATATATTCACCAAAACCCGTTAAAAGCGGGGATTACCAAGCATATAAGAAAGTATTTATGGAGCAGTTATCAAGATTATGTCAAAGGTTCGGGTATTACGGATATAGACTTTGCTTTAGATGTTTTTTCAACAGAGAGAACAAAGGCGGTAGCGCTATTTAAGGATTATACCAGTGAAAATAACACAGATGCGTGCTTGGATTATGCAGAAAAAGTAGTTGCATCAGATAAAGCCGTAATGCAATGTTTACAAGCCATGGGACTTGCAAGTATTAGTCAGTTACAGCAACTGCCGAAAGAACAGCGCGATGAAACACTACGGCAGATGAAAACAATAGCAGGGACTACGATAAGGCAATTAGCAAGAATGACCGGAATCTCTAAGAGCGTGATTGATAGAGTCTAG
- a CDS encoding trimeric intracellular cation channel family protein translates to MAWTIFEITGIIAFAVSGALTGIHKRLDVFGVLVLAITTAIGGGIMRDVIIGNTPPLTFRDPTFFMISTLATIGVFFTYRWLERFKHTIKVFDAIGLGAFTATSANLAVQHNLDSLWIVTTVAVITGIGGGVLRDVFVQEIPHVFRQEVYAITTIVGAVAFYYSQQYYTGNIPMYLSFCITTGLRLCCIKYGWNFPVLGMDSKKAVSGNRNPGN, encoded by the coding sequence ATGGCGTGGACGATATTTGAGATTACGGGAATCATAGCATTTGCTGTCTCCGGCGCGTTGACCGGGATTCATAAACGTCTGGATGTCTTCGGCGTATTGGTATTGGCCATCACGACAGCGATTGGCGGCGGGATCATGCGGGATGTTATTATTGGTAATACACCGCCGTTAACCTTCCGGGACCCTACTTTTTTCATGATTAGTACTTTGGCCACCATTGGCGTTTTTTTTACTTATCGCTGGCTGGAGCGATTTAAACATACCATCAAGGTATTTGACGCTATCGGACTGGGTGCCTTTACGGCCACCAGCGCTAATCTTGCCGTTCAGCATAACCTGGATTCACTGTGGATTGTCACAACCGTTGCCGTAATCACCGGCATTGGCGGTGGTGTGCTGCGGGACGTATTTGTCCAGGAAATTCCGCATGTATTTCGCCAGGAGGTTTACGCAATAACTACCATTGTGGGAGCTGTTGCTTTTTATTATTCCCAGCAGTATTATACCGGCAATATTCCTATGTATCTCAGTTTTTGTATTACTACAGGCTTGCGGCTTTGCTGTATTAAATATGGCTGGAACTTTCCGGTGCTTGGCATGGATTCGAAGAAGGCAGTGTCCGGCAACCGCAATCCGGGAAACTAA